In the Arachis stenosperma cultivar V10309 chromosome 8, arast.V10309.gnm1.PFL2, whole genome shotgun sequence genome, GGTGTTTTCAGTATCATGAGTCATATTTGGTACACAATAGGTTCTTGCAAAATCATAATGGAGGAACCTCATTCTAGTTTTTGGTTCGCTCAAGAATGTAACTGTGTGTTATTCCATCCCATTTACATCTGATAAGTAGAATTGGTAAAAAATAGAGCAACAAACCCCAGTTATAACTGTGAAATTAGTTATAAATAAGGAACCTTGCTCCCTGTGACATCATGTTATCCGACATGCTAAATGGATACAGCTAGTTGTGCTTCTCATTTTAGTATTTGGTAAATGATATCACATAGTCATGACTGCTGAATTCCAGTTGATTTGAAGCATGGTCCTTTTAAAGGGGGTTTCCCTTACAAATAAGTTGAGGGATTGGGTAGCCATGTTTTGCCAATTAAATTAAGTAGAAACTCTTATCCTCCTTTTTTTTTGGGAAACTTGTAAGAaatcttctctttatcttaatgcatgtcttgatttatatatatgtagGTGACTGTCTTTGTTCTCATGTTTCGTGGAGTGTGTGTTACATTTATTCCTTCCAGCCTAGGGGGAGGACCTTTTGTCTATTAAAAACCAACACTCAGAATATTAAGGCCGTTTCATCTTTTTCCCTCCCCTACCTAGTTACAGAGTCCTCATTCCTGCATGAAAGACATAGGATTAGGCAGTAACCATCATTTTGCATAACAATTGTTCTTTAAAATTGAGCCTCTGAAGTATATGACAACAGAGTGCAATGGCACATAACAATTGGTGGCTATGAATTTATCATCTGTGTTGAGCCATAGTCATTACGCATAATACCTTAAGTGATAACAAATGGCTTTATTTTTCAGGAATTATTAAAGGCTTTAATAGGTTTCATAGATGTTGCGGGACTTTATTTTGCCTTGGCCCAGTTGACTCACAGGAACATCTCTCAGAATCACAAATTCCAAGCAGTTGGACTTGGTATGTTTGGCAAGCTATATCATCGTATAACAAAATGAAtgttatatttatgtatatCATGGAAGTGATGTTCACTTTCTCATATCAGCAGCCGTTGTACTTCTTCCTTGTGTTACCCTGCATCTCTAATCCTTATTTCAGTGCTAATGGGACTTTTCTTGTGGCAGGTTGGGCATTTGCTGATTCTGTTCTACATAGATTGGCACCTCTTTGGGTGGGTGCTAGAGGATTAGAATTTACTTGGGATTACATTCTACAGGGCCTGGAGGCTAATGCAAATTTGGTACGTTATTTCTCTTAATGCTATAACTTCGGTTAGGTCAAGCTGAAGAAATGTAGTCAATAATCTCCATGAGTTTGGAACTTCTTATAATTCTACATTCTACATTGGTTACAATGCTAAAACAGTTTGTTGTTATATTATGTGCTATAGGTGAAcacaattttaatttgtattcaGTTTATCTCTTATGTAATATCTGTGTTTTAAAGGGTTTTTGCTCTTATATCTACGCAGGTGTTGAGCATATCCCTCGCAGCACTGGGATCTTTAATGTGGCTACGTAAAAATAAACCCAAGACCCTCATTCCCATAATATATGTATGTGCAGGAATTGTAGCAACCATGCCATCAATCACAAGGTTCTTTCTTCACTCATTACAGTTAGTGTTTGTCAATCTGCAAGCCTGTAGATTTATTTTCACATTTTTTCCCATATACAAATCGTCCATTAGGTAAGATGGCCAAACATGTAGTGTTTGATGAAAGTATAACTGTATAAGATACATTGCTTAGCTAGATGGTATTCATTATTTAGTAAGTCATTAGTTGCACTTTTCGCGTTTCATTTGCTGTGGTGTTTGCTAAAATATGTCTTTGTGCAGCTATCTGAGGCGTGGATTGGGATGGCACTTTCCAAAAATCGTAGGTTTTGAACTCTTCACGTCGTTGGTGATGGCATTTATAAGTTGGCAACTGTTTTCAGCTTGTCAAAGAccttcactgtgagaaagctgaTTAGTAATATAATGATAGAATCGTGTTTGGTTATTGAATGGCTAGAGTCTTGATCCAGATTCTGCTTCTTTAGCAACAGACTAGTGCGAACTGCCATGTTTcttaaaaagttttatttatttagatgtTTGGTCAGTGATAATTTTTGGTAGTTTGATTTTATTTGGCACGCTTATCTCTATTCCCTGCGGTTAATTGTTGATTGcaatctttttataaaattttgattacCACAAATTATATGATGTGGTTTACACTTTACACTATCATTACCTAAACGTTCTGCGTTTGATATAATTTCTGTACTTAGCTTTATCTATACGCcaaatattaacaaaaacatTCTCCACGACATTATAGTCATTGCAACAAAACATTAGGGATAACTTAAAGCAGAAACAAACGTTTAACACTTCCGAGGAAACGAAAAAACACTACATCCTACGAATTAATTCGGTACTCCTACGAAAAATCAATACATCCTTTTCACTGTAGGTAGTTAAAGTTATACTAAATCTTTACGCATATCGTAATTGGAGAGTTAAGTTCATTACCCTGTTCACAAAAATAATCTAATACAATATCAGAGATTTGGGTGCAATTAGTGTTCTATCTTCTACTTGATGGTTAAAGTTAAAACTGGCCGAGACTGATGAAAAATTCATCTGAAGAGTTTAGAAGATTGTTAATGGTAGCAGTTCATGAATGATTAGGTGGTATCAATTATTGATGAGCAAGGATTAAATTACGAGAACCACAAAAATGGAACGTTGacaaataaaaaggttataaTCCAAAGCAGAAGAAAAGCATTCGATATACAAAACATACAAGTATTATGAATATGAATATATTGCTACCATCTGAATTCTGATCCAGAGAGAGTTTACTCAGCCTCAGTCTCCTCCACCCAGGCTTCAACCCTAAGAAGAACAAAGCCAACAGCAACCCCAACAAGAACAAGACCGTTCATGATGGCAGCAATGGTGAATATCTCAGCTGCGGCATTGCAAGTGGATGAGAGAGCTCCTCCTTTTTTTCCATTTGAGGCCTTGTTGGCCTTCACTGAACTCACCATCTTAGCAAAACAATTCTCAGTGCTCAAAGGAAGACCCATAGAGACAACTCCATTTGTGGCCTTC is a window encoding:
- the LOC130944764 gene encoding uncharacterized protein LOC130944764, with the protein product MTLFHFFNCAILTFGPHAVYYSATPLSEYDTLGTSIKAAVVYLATALVKLICLATFLKVSESDSFDPYQELLKALIGFIDVAGLYFALAQLTHRNISQNHKFQAVGLGWAFADSVLHRLAPLWVGARGLEFTWDYILQGLEANANLVLSISLAALGSLMWLRKNKPKTLIPIIYVCAGIVATMPSITSYLRRGLGWHFPKIVGFELFTSLVMAFISWQLFSACQRPSL
- the LOC130944765 gene encoding uncharacterized protein LOC130944765, whose translation is MAMATTVLSAHQNITGATVTSTTTTAKTNKRMSKVVHIRGLNSFGGLKATNGVVSMGLPLSTENCFAKMVSSVKANKASNGKKGGALSSTCNAAAEIFTIAAIMNGLVLVGVAVGFVLLRVEAWVEETEAE